TTGATTTTGGGTAATAAAAGGTATTTTCTCCTTTTCATTTCAAAagcattacattttttttttgaaacaccGTGAAGAATTATATTTGTGATTGGAATTGAACATTGGACATATATATGCTTaattcaatcgattgtcaaaCCAAAGCTCTCGTTGGTTAAAAAAAGCATTACATTTACACTTCAATACATCAATGATGGCATTTTCATTTTAATCGTAAATTCATATGGCACGTGGGAAACTCAGTAGTAAGATATCTATTAGTTAtgaacaaatataaaaaatttgtttaatatTTTAGATGCTTATAAAAAATGTTTAGGGCACTTGCAACGGTATTATTTTATCtgagccaacaaatatgtatgaggttttgtgttttactgatatggttgtattgagttttatgttttgctgatgtggctgtattgggagatgtgttttgctgatgtggctgtattgaaagattgtgttttggtgtagttttattatgGACAATATGGAAAGAGTAggaatttgttggcctccatgttgggtgggaaagaaaaatgtataggaatttgtgtttagctgatgtggctatattgaaagatgtgtttggttgatgtggctgtattgagagacgtgtttgacttgattttttatgtaataaaggTGGGACCCAATATTGGTTTTTACtggcccaacaaaatgggaccaTTGCAATTATAAAATGGTGCagttttgttgggccaacaaaaatattgaccgggtcccacctctattacacaaaaagtaaagtCAAACACATCTcttaatacaatcacatcagcaaaacacatctcccaatacaaccacattagcaaaacataaatttctatacattatctCTTTCCAcctaacatggaggccaacaacattccatgcctctatgttgtccccaacaaaattacaccaaaacacaaaatctcaatacatccacatcagcaaaatacatttcccaatacaaccacatcaataaaacacaatttCTAATActgccacatcagtaaaagacaacatctttgttggcccaacaacattttcacttgcaatggtaaaggGTTGTTtgaccaacaaagatgttgtcttttgttgacgTGACTGTATTGGAAGACGcgttttgttgatatgactcATTGGAGAATATGTTTCGCTGATGTGGTTGcattgaattttgtgttttgatatagttttgttgtggacaacatggaggcaCGAAACATTGTTGACTTCCATGTTGGGTGAGAGAgaataatgtatagaaatttatgttttattgatgtgactgtattgaaagAAGTGTTTTATAGATTTAATTATATTGGGAAAAATATTTGACTTAactttttatataatagaggtgagaccaaatcaacatttttgttggcccaacaaaactGTATCATTACAGTTGcccaccattgcaagtgccctaagTAAGAAATTGGGGACAAAACATTTTTCTTAATATAGAAtttgagaaaaaataaatacttaaaaaaataaaaaaaatgtgtaaTTTTGTGCGTTATTTTCGGGTCAATTATGTTCCGCAATTGCCGcatgaaatatatattttttttaaaaaaaatctaagaaaATCAGTCGATATATAAATCCACAATCATTCTCCTCCATTATTCTTCAACTGTGAACTGTCACACTCCTCGGATCCTCCACTGACCCGGTCCACTCTGTAACCGGGTTCGGGTCGACTGGACTCCTCTTCTCTCTCACTTTCTAGGCTGCCTGCTTCTCTCCGGTTCTTGATGGGTTGCGTCAGCTCGAAGCAGGCCGTATCGGTGACCCCAGCAAACGATCACTCGGGTGGGTTTCCTGGGCGGGTCGGGTTGGAGTGCGAGAAGGAAAAGGGGAGCTTCGGGAAGAAGAAAGTGGGTGGCGATTTGGGGTATAATAGGGAGTTGAGTGAGTCGGGGAGGGCGAGTTCGCGGGTTGATTCGTTAAGTTTTAGGTTGGGGAACCTGAACAAATACATTGTTGGAGAGCAAGTTGCCGCTGGATGGCCGGAATGGCTTACCGCCGTCGCTGGTGAAGCGATTCAGGGTTGGGTGCCCCTGCGTCCGGAAGCCTTTGAAATATTGGAGAAGGTGTGGAATTACTGGGGTTTTTTAAAACTCAATTTGATGACAATTGGGTATTTTATTGTTTGTATTTGTGAACTTGTGACTGGTTATTGtcctgtttttgtttgtttctttctgtACTTGGATGGTATGAATCAGAGAAGAATGTGCACTAGGAAGGGAAATGagtatttttttagaaaaattatattttattaatttaatgattTCTGAAATTTTCATTAGTTGCTCATTTCACAAGTCCATGTACTGCCTCTGTTATGGACCTTCCTTGTACTGATGAAGTTCCTTTTGGCCATGGCGTTCCATTACAGTACCTTTTTCTTGGATGGTGTTGTctattgttgttttattttaatggCTGGACCTTTGACAGGGGTtacttggaaaaaaaattagtttatgACTTGGTGCATTGATATCAATCTTTTTTCCTCTGAAAAGATTGATGATGATTCTAGCGATCATTTGATAGAATATGAGTTATCTCAATTGCGCTATGCATGTGAGTTATTGATCAACAATTTagtgatatttttgtgcatggTAAGGCTTTACCAATGATGATACGTAATGGACTCTTTGATAGTTTCTCAATGAGGATGAATTATGTGTCTCTGTTCCATTCTggtgtcttttttttcttcccatttTGTTTCGTTTGGTTGTTTTCATGATAATATTGCTGTTCACTTGAACATGTATTTGTCAAGAAGAATTTTTCCAGTCTTCTAAGTTCGGTAAATAACAAGGAGCTCTTGGTGTAGTGGTAGCCACTTCTTAGGATTTCAAACATGTTGAAGGTTTGAATCCTCCCACTTGCCAAAAACAACtaataataaatcaatattatttatcaaaaaagaaaataaaagaaagtccTGTAGATGGTAATGATAGTTAATTagtaattattttcattatcgTTAATAATAATAAGTTTTGTGGCCCTGctgccttttattttatttctttctatttCTCTGAACTGTATGGACTTATTGATTTTTGGTTGCTTTCATAGATTGGACAAGGTACGTATAGCAGTGTGTTCCGAGCACGTGAACTTGAAACTGGGAAAATTGTTGCTCTGAAAAAGGTTCGATTTGATAATTATGATCGTGAGAGTGTTCGCTTTATGGCGAGAGAGATAATGATTCTTCGTAGGCTTGATCACCCAAACATCATAAAACTGGAAGGTTTGATAACATCCCAGTTATCGGGCAGCGTATACCTTGTATTTGAGTACATGGAACATGATATTACTGGACTTTTGTCTTGCCCTGATGTGAAGTTCAGCGAGTCACAGGTTTGTTAGCTTGCCTTATTGGATTGACTTTCTAGAACTTCAGTTAGGCATTGTCTTGAGACTCCATTACCTAGAGATGATTCGGATTAATTTCCGTAGCAATGAATTCAAAATAGAATTGAAAATAGAGTTCAACTCACCTTGGGAATACCTATGAGTCTGGCATAGATTTTTCCAAAGTCGTGTCTTGGCTCTTGAGCAATAAATAACGAATTGAGAGAGTATTATCCTGTGGTGTCCTAGTACTGCCTTGGAGACTTCTTTTGTGTGTATTTGCATGTTGACAAACAGAGGATCAACTTTGTTTTGTAGATCAAATGCTACATGAAGCAGTTGTTAGCTGGAATTGAGCACTGTCATTCACGGGGTGTAATGCATCGGGATATCAAAGGATCAAATCTTTTGGTAAATAATGAAGGAATTCTGAAAGTGGCTGACTTTGGATTGGCAAACTTCTGTACTTCTGGGCAACGGCAGCCATTAACCAGTCGTGTTGTAACTTTATGGTATCGTCCTCCTGAACTTTTGCTGGGATCAACTGATTATGGAGCATCTGTGGATATTTGGAGTGTTGGTTGTGTGTTTGGGGAACTTCTTTTCGAAAAACCAATCCTTCAAGGGAGAACAGAGGTAAGCAGTTCTATTAAAATACAAGCTACTAGAGATGTTCATCTTAGTTGTTTCTGCCTTACCAATTCACGTATTATGCTAATAGAAGGTGTAAAAGATTTTTACTGCTAGTATAGTACCTTTTATTAAAGGAATTTCTATCACAAGAAAAGTCTCCAGTCTAGGTTTCAAAAAGATTACAATGGGCTGGATCATGACATCATGTTAAAATATGCCCCTAGTTCCTGAACATAATCATGTGTTTCCTTGATAAATTAACAtgggatttatttattttaacacCTTTTACCAGCCAAAGTTTCATTCATATTGGCGATTGAAATTGATAATTGACCTGGTGGTCTAGAACCTCAGGAAATCTGCTCATACTGGAGTTATCTTCATCCAGAAGTATTGTTGATTCGCACCCATTCTTTTTAATCATAACATAATGATTGACATTCCTTAATATCACTTCCGTGACAATATTCTTGAATGCTTGTTCACTCCGAATTAAAATGAACCACTCGTCATCATCAAAGTTTTCATCCAAAATATTTGGAGTCGGCTACATAAATGTGAAATTAATTTGTATTCACTGTGGATTTTCTTACACCATTTTTCTCAATCTAAGGCTACATCCTCTAGTAATTCTGTAATGTCTAATTCCTTTCTTATTCCTTCCATCCATGTCTACTTTCAAGGATGTGTTTGAAGTCTGTATGCATTGTTTTCTCTGGAAACATTTAATTTGAGGCAAGAATATTTTGATTACAACACCAAGAAGTCATGCGTCACACTTTTTCCTCCACCCTTCTTATAACTACGTAATTGTCTTTTCTAATCATTGTTAAGCGGCATTTGTTTCTGATTGGAACATTGTGAAGCAGCATAATATGCCATTGTTGGAAGACCGGTCTTAGAATGGCTATTATGTagcataaaatattattaacatgTGATCTAGACTAATTTGGGCATGATGTTATTTATAGCTTCTTTTGATTTCGTTTTCTAGTTTAATTTTCTCTATATTCTCTTTGGCTATCTTCAGGTTGAACAATTACATAaaattttcaagctttgtggTTCCCCACCCGAGGAATACTGGAAAAGGTCCAAACTTCCTCATGCTACCCTATTCAAACCACAGCAACCTTATAGTAGTCGTCTTCGGGAGGCCTTTAAGGATTTGCCAGCAACTGCTGTGAACTTGGTGGAAACTTTCCTTTCTGTGGAGCCATACAAGCGTGGGAGTGCCTCCTCTGCTCTTGCATCCGAGGTAGTGACCGTCTCTCAATTAATTTTGATGTTCTGGTTTAGATGGGATGGATGGAGGTGGTTTTCTCTATCAAGCTCATTTGTGCATTATCATGTATTGTTGGAGTTCGTATTAGTCATATATGCAGTTCTTATTTTCCGGCAATGAGGCGTAGTTCATCTAACTTGTACATGTGCTGATACTTAttcatgaaaaacttttgtcCGCCCTTTTCATGATTCCTTTTCTGTTGATCAAGTGCATTGTATCTTCTTGGTAGAAAACATGTCCTCCTCTACAATAAATAGCGCGCATGTAAAGATTTCAGAACTTTATAAACTTTTGGTTTGCAACAGTAGGATTATTCTAATATTATGATGTTTACCTTCAAATTCAGTATTTCACGACAAAGCCTTATGCATGTGATCCCTCAAGCTTGCCAAAATACCCAGCCAGCAAGGAGATTGATGCGAAAAACCGTGAGGAGGCAAATAGGTGAGAATCTTTACTTTCCATGTAGAATAAAACTggttagattaaaaaaaagtattggtTCATACACTTCTGGAAACAGGACTGGTTTCAAGTAATAACAGTTTAGCTCATGAAATTAGCTAATATCCCTTAATAGGGTTTTCGGAGTCCTGTAACTCATGACAAAGAAGAAACCACTAACTACCCGATCTTTGCATGACAATTGCTTAGCAGTGAAATTCACTAGCTGGTTCTTACCCAGAGAACTCTTAAGGGAAAACAGATTAATAGGCAACATAAGGCAATAGGGAACTCATCTGTTAAAAGATGTGTTAGCATATTGGTCTGCTGATATGCAATTGTTCTTCTGAAGCATCGGTCTTCTCACTTTGTCAATGCATATGTTCTATCATCATGTGGTTTTATCTTTCCAAAGCTATAcatgtaatattttattctgGATTTTTAGGAAAAGGATCAGTGGTAGAGTTCGTGGCCCTGAAACAAGAAAGCCAACAAGAAAATCTTATGGATCCATTAAATTGGCACCAGCtgaggtctctctctctctccccctcaccccctctttttctctctctatatgtcGAAGGAAGCTGTTTCTTAACTGCCGGGCTGGCTCTTTCTACTTTCCAGAATGTGGCAGGTCAGGTGCTAGATACAAAACAGATTAACCGTACTAAGGTAGATATCACAAAAGGAGATGTCTTCTTACGTAGGGAGGTGCGAAAGCCATCTTGTGATAAATTGGAAGAGGTAACCCATGCTAAAAATGCGTCTCAAGGAGATGTTCCATTTTCAGGCCCATTACAAGTTTCCACATCTAGTGGCTTTGCATGGGCAAGAAGGCGAAGAGACGAAGTATCTGTGAGATCCCACAGCAGATCTATTTCTAGAGGTCACATAAGTAACACATTAGATCCTTCTGCCGcatcaaatgaaaaaaatggttttgaCTCAAAGAGGCGCGAGAATGCTGATGTTATATATGGGTCCCGCACCAACTCAAGAGACCGTGATTCTTACGAGGCTACCAAGCGTGCTTTGCTTAAGCAGTGGAGCGAATTTGAGCGTCCAGACTCCTTTGATGCTTCTGATGGATACCACTCTCAGGAACTATCGTTGGCGCTATATCAGAAAGAGGAAATGGCATCAAAAAGAGGTTACTCGGTATGTTTTTAAACATTGTTTCCTTGAATGGtagtaaattatttttcaacCTTGGGTTGAGTACAATGAAGACAAATGGTCATACTCTTGCAATCTTTTTGAGCTTTAAGATATTGTtctttaaattgaaaattttccagCCCTAAATCTTCAAATTGGGaaacttttattcttttttttttttttttcagatttaagTTGCTTGGTAGGTATGTTGAATGACATCCATTAGGTGATTGATATTATTGTTGTTATCAGTAAAAAATTGTGCAAACCCCTGGCATACTTTACACAGAAACATAATTAAGAAACTAACTTAATTTAGTGTTTCTCCTTTATTTTAGTGGCAAGAATATGTAAAGAAATAAGGATTTCATGGTAGTGAATGTCGTTGAGAAAATTGCTGAAAAGAGTGTTTCGGGTTGAGGGGAGAAACAGGAGAGCAGTGTTAATGTTGTGGGGTTGGAATGGTAGCAATAGTTGGTTAAACCCACAAATAGCGTTAATATGTCGAAATTTTCTAGAGTCTTTTTctggtttgaaatttttttcgcAATGTCTAGCAAATGATCAATGCTTTTGGTTTTACCCCTACTTATATATTTGCAGAATCATCGAAATCGATAATCAGTATATGGcaaattaatttcatttcctatcaaaaaaattaagttaCACGATAGACTTACtgttttgagtcttttgacAGAATTTTCAAGATCAAGGGGACAAGGTTGAATTTTCAGGTCCCTTGTTATCTCAATCACATAGAGTTGATGAACTCTTAGAAAGACATGAGCGTCACATTCGTCAGACAGTTAGAAAGTCATGGTTCCAAAAAGGTAAAATCATTgtgattatgattttttttctttcacttccCCTGTGAAGTTCTATATATTGCCAGTCGCACCGTTGCCTATTTTTATTAACTTGTCTCATTAAGCACTTAACTCTACCTTCAATTCACTCTTATGGCCTTTTCGCACTGTAATGCCATCATCGCATACGTAAATTTGtaggaagaaaaacaaatcattgatttcaatgcacaagaaaaaaaaaatcaagagcaATTAATCTGGGGAACAAAATGTGGCCAAGCCATCGTTTGTCATCATTCAGAGTTATAGTGGTTTGCACTTTGCAGTGATGCTCTGATTTTTTTCAATACTGTTTCTCCGACAGTCTTTAGTTagcttgaatattttttttcagattgaATCAATGAGAACATCAAGATTATTAAACTCGTTGTACAACACATGTAATACTGTTTTTCCCCGTATTGCAGGTAAGAAACAAGGAAGGTAATTGTCAGATATATCAGTCCTTTTCAGGGCAGTCGGAATACTGTCCAATGGATCGAGGAGAGACAATCTCAGACTAGTTAGGTGTAGATCAAGCTAGAAGAGCAAGAGCATCATTGGACCGACAACCGAACATTAAGAATTCTACTCGAATTCTGGAAGATAGAATCGTTATGGTCTCTCTTACAAAGCCATTTGGGCTGGAGAATGATTTGGTTAgggttttccaaagaaaatcaGATGAACATAAGGGAGGAGATATATTTTGATGAAACAGCAATATAATCCAATCGAGAAAgccacaaagaaagaaagagagaagaatagGGCATCGAGGGCTGGCGACGGGTCTCTCCTCTGGAGCAATGGCCTTTCAGTTTAACTTTGTC
This DNA window, taken from Tripterygium wilfordii isolate XIE 37 chromosome 20, ASM1340144v1, whole genome shotgun sequence, encodes the following:
- the LOC119987257 gene encoding protein IMPAIRED IN BABA-INDUCED STERILITY 1-like isoform X2 is translated as MGCVSSKQAVSVTPANDHSGGFPGRVGLECEKEKGSFGKKKVGGDLGYNRELSESGRASSRVDSLSFRLGNLNKYIVGEQVAAGWPEWLTAVAGEAIQGWVPLRPEAFEILEKIGQGTYSSVFRARELETGKIVALKKIKCYMKQLLAGIEHCHSRGVMHRDIKGSNLLVNNEGILKVADFGLANFCTSGQRQPLTSRVVTLWYRPPELLLGSTDYGASVDIWSVGCVFGELLFEKPILQGRTEVEQLHKIFKLCGSPPEEYWKRSKLPHATLFKPQQPYSSRLREAFKDLPATAVNLVETFLSVEPYKRGSASSALASEYFTTKPYACDPSSLPKYPASKEIDAKNREEANRKRISGRVRGPETRKPTRKSYGSIKLAPAENVAGQVLDTKQINRTKVDITKGDVFLRREVRKPSCDKLEEVTHAKNASQGDVPFSGPLQVSTSSGFAWARRRRDEVSVRSHSRSISRGHISNTLDPSAASNEKNGFDSKRRENADVIYGSRTNSRDRDSYEATKRALLKQWSEFERPDSFDASDGYHSQELSLALYQKEEMASKRGYSNFQDQGDKVEFSGPLLSQSHRVDELLERHERHIRQTVRKSWFQKGKKQGR
- the LOC119987257 gene encoding protein IMPAIRED IN BABA-INDUCED STERILITY 1-like isoform X1 → MGCVSSKQAVSVTPANDHSGGFPGRVGLECEKEKGSFGKKKVGGDLGYNRELSESGRASSRVDSLSFRLGNLNKYIVGEQVAAGWPEWLTAVAGEAIQGWVPLRPEAFEILEKIGQGTYSSVFRARELETGKIVALKKVRFDNYDRESVRFMAREIMILRRLDHPNIIKLEGLITSQLSGSVYLVFEYMEHDITGLLSCPDVKFSESQIKCYMKQLLAGIEHCHSRGVMHRDIKGSNLLVNNEGILKVADFGLANFCTSGQRQPLTSRVVTLWYRPPELLLGSTDYGASVDIWSVGCVFGELLFEKPILQGRTEVEQLHKIFKLCGSPPEEYWKRSKLPHATLFKPQQPYSSRLREAFKDLPATAVNLVETFLSVEPYKRGSASSALASEYFTTKPYACDPSSLPKYPASKEIDAKNREEANRKRISGRVRGPETRKPTRKSYGSIKLAPAENVAGQVLDTKQINRTKVDITKGDVFLRREVRKPSCDKLEEVTHAKNASQGDVPFSGPLQVSTSSGFAWARRRRDEVSVRSHSRSISRGHISNTLDPSAASNEKNGFDSKRRENADVIYGSRTNSRDRDSYEATKRALLKQWSEFERPDSFDASDGYHSQELSLALYQKEEMASKRGYSNFQDQGDKVEFSGPLLSQSHRVDELLERHERHIRQTVRKSWFQKGKKQGR